The following are from one region of the Dreissena polymorpha isolate Duluth1 chromosome 2, UMN_Dpol_1.0, whole genome shotgun sequence genome:
- the LOC127868566 gene encoding 52 kDa repressor of the inhibitor of the protein kinase-like, producing the protein MMGTVDRIAVFFNYSPKRQTCLAECRAAMEVTESKRQKIKSLCRTRWVERHNALEVFIDFLPAMVDAMSQLMENETKSTTSAEISGFLMAITGFQFIAVLVIVTRCLSYIKPLTVALQGRSVDVVKAMSQVSVVQQALQEVRDNIDTYHNTWFQEVSTIADNLGVQPSQPRLCGRQTKRDNIEAATPELYYKRNLTIPFVDTFVNEMDTRFSDLQTKAAMGLKLIPEQMCTSPVSANDLEWFIDDLPSPQSLPAELHLWQARWKGVTNPPTTLQGAVEQCDSQLYPNIYTVLSIACVFPVTSCECERSISALGLVTGFAKTVGPPVLTGKFF; encoded by the exons ATGATGGGAACAGTTGACAGG attgcTGTGTTCTTCAACTACTCGCCGAAACGACAGACCTGTCTTGCTGAATGTCGGGCTGCCATGGAAGTCACCGAGTCCAAGCGCCAGAAGATAAAGTCTCTCTGCCGTACACGCTGGGTAGAACGACACAACGCCCTTGAGGTCTTTATTGACTTTCTACCCGCCATGGTTGATGCAATGTCTCAGTTAATGGAGAATGAAACAAAGTCTACAACATCTGCTGAAATCTCTGGGTTTTTGATGGCGATTACTGGTTTCCAGTTTATCGCTGTCCTGGTGATTGTGACCCGCTGTCTCAGCTATATAAAACCCCTCACTGTTGCTCTTCAAGGTCGTTCGGTTGATGTGGTCAAGGCCATGTCTCAGGTTAGTGTGGTGCAGCAAGCTCTCCAAGAGGTCCGTGACAACATCGACACCTACCATAACACCTGGTTCCAAGAAGTTTCAACTATCGCTGACAATCTTGGTGTTCAGCCATCTCAACCCAGACTGTGTGGTCGTCAGActaagcgtgacaacatcgaagcagcaacacccgaattgtACTACAAAAGAAACCTAACGAttccctttgttgacacttttgtgaatgaaatggacacccgattcagtgatttgcagactaaggcagccatgggattgaagcTTATACCGGAACAAATGTGCacctctcctgtcagtgctaatgaccttgaatggttcattgatgatctcccttcccctcagtccctgcCTGCTGAGTTGCACTTATGGCAGGCTAGATGGAAAGGTGTTACCAACCCACCTACTACCCTTCAGGGGGCTGTTGAACAGTGTGATTCACAGCTGTACCCCAACATTTACACGGTTTTGTCTATcgcatgtgtgttccctgtcacatcatgtGAGTGTGAAAGAAGTATCAGTGCCCTAGGACTTGtaacagggttcgccaaaaccgtcggtccgccggtcctgaccggcaaatttttctaa
- the LOC127868565 gene encoding SPRY domain-containing SOCS box protein 3-like, whose protein sequence is MHQCYFVKRIYTIMDAETDEYNVADERPSSSSAELDYESDESGETGDGSDRDEVLSQLSVSSVKPVKGESFCDCYKTGREKECVCGEDDSYFEWTWDSMSKSAASFLKHDQREVVFHVDYSCGTAAVRGNQPMVDDQYYWEVKMTTPVYGTDMMVGVGTVDLDLNKYRHKFCSLVGRDGDSWGLSYTGMLHNKGQKLPYASKFGQGTIIGVHLDMWHGTLSFYKNRKPLGIAYRGLQGKKLYPVVSSTAARSGMKVIKCRSFKTSLQFMCCQVLRTVIPRHLDVLQVIAMPPGLREFLENNISWLLQPNPVERLAPSYSDVFRSRGTKRKYSSSEEDCDDGPSSSKSSR, encoded by the exons ATGCatcaatgttattttgttaaaagaATTTACACCATCATGGATGCAGAGACAGATGAATATAATGTGGCCGATGAACGGCCTTCAAGCTCCAGTGCAGAACTAGATTATGAGTCCGACGAAAGCGGAGAAACAGGCGATGGTTCTGACAGAGATGAAGTCTTGTCCCAGCTGTCTGTCAGCTCAGTCAAACCCGTGAAAGGCGAATCATTTTGTGATTGTTACAAGACTGGGAGAGAAAAAGAGTGTGTCTGTGGAGAGGATGAttcat ACTTTGAATGGACATGGGACAGTATGTCAAAGTCTGCTGCTAGTTTTCTGAAGCACGATCAACGGGAAGTGGTGTTCCATGTGGACTACAGCTGTGGAACAGCCGCTGTACGGGGAAACCAACCAATGGTGGACGACCAGTATTACTGGGAGGTGAAAATGACCACACCTGTATATGGCACGGATATG ATGGTTGGAGTGGGAACAGTTGATTTAGATCTGAACAAGTACCGCCACAAGTTCTGCAGCCTTGTAGGTAGGGATGGAGATAGTTGGGGACTATCCTACACAGGCATGTTGCACAACAAGGGTCAGAAGCTGCCATACGCCAGCAAGTTTGGCCAGGGTACCATTATTGGAGTGCATCTTGATATGTGGCATGGGActttgtcattctataaaaacagAAAACCATTGG GAATTGCATATAGGGGTTTGCAAGGAAAGAAACTGTACCCAGTGGTCTCGTCTACTGCAGCTCGCAGTGGTATGAAAGTGATCAAGTGTAGATCCTTTAAGACATCGCTTCAGTTTATGTGCTGCCAAGTTCTGAGAACAGTTATTCCAAGACATCTGGATGTTCTTCAGGTTATAGCAATGCCCCCTGGACTCCGAGAATTCCTAGAAAATAATATAAGCTGGTTGTTGCAGCCAAACCCTGTAGAAAGACTTGCACCTTCATATTCTGATGTGTTTCGTAGTCGAGGAACCAAAAGAAAATATTCTAGTTCAGAAGAAGACTGTGATGATGGGCCATCAAGCAGTAAATCTTCACGATAA